The following proteins come from a genomic window of Plutella xylostella chromosome 22, ilPluXylo3.1, whole genome shotgun sequence:
- the LOC125490339 gene encoding ceramide phosphoethanolamine synthase-like → MATDIVNWNNKDVLDVLHKEKICKEIIDICKRHDMDGQCLLSLVDRDFYEYPFSHNGSTTLGERKRFILLVKKLQKNNRSAMFELGLSEDYVLSNPSTNINFLGTNLSHLSYNLSNGRETSEFPFIKNPEFVSNYGPDVKASRLKPEIWKTAIALGYVFLVTWVTAVVMVIVHDKKYPPLPDLFLDNVPHIPWAFDMCEITGSLLMAIWLIVLFFHKHRFILLRRFFALAGTVFLLRCFTMLITSLSVPGSHLKCEPRSYPPADDLTVWGRRIRQAYDIWSGAGMSVRGVRTCGDYMFSGHTVALTLLNFFITEYTCRSLYLLHILTWVMNMFGIFFILAAHEHYSIDVFIAFYITSRLFLYYHTLSNNQAIMQSDSSRTRIWFPLLSFFESEVDGIVPNEYEGPVTIINNLRLWCMQMATDVKESTAAKICGSKLQEGAAMGEYSVVKLVDGIKKNLSLVEEFKSSRQRLVTLDKNIQATLLEDSAPDELRHRSLQDKQPEDALFKDFSNPPSPKAKKTI, encoded by the exons ATGGCAACCGATATTGTTAACTGGAATAACAAAGACGTATTAGATGTGTTACACAAAGAGAAAATATGTAAGGAAATTATAGATATTTGTAAACGGCATGACATGGACGGGCAGTGCCTGCTGTCGCTGGTGGACCGTGACTTCTACGAGTACCCGTTCAGCCACAACGGCAGCACGACCCTCGGCGAGCGCAAGCGCTTCATCCTGCTGGTGAAGAAGCTGCAGAAGAACAACCGCAGCGCCATGTTCGAGCTCGGTCTATCCGAGGACTACGTGCTCAGCAACCCTTccacaaacattaatttcctCGGCACAAACCTCTCTCACCTCAGCTATAATCTCAGCAACGGCAGAGAAACTTCAGAATTTCCATTTATAAAGAATCCTGAGTTTGTCTCCAACTACGGGCCGGATGTGAAGGCTTCCAGATTAAAACCAGAGATTTGGAAGACGGCTATAGCTCTAG GCTATGTGTTCCTTGTGACATGGGTGACAGCCGTAGTGATGGTGATAGTTCATGACAag AAGTACCCGCCACTGCCTGACCTCTTCCTCGACAATGTGCCACACATTCCATGGGCCTTCGACATGTGCGAAATCACTGGCTCTCTCCTCATGGCCATTTGGTTAATAGTTTTATTCTTCCACAAGCATCG GTTTATACTCCTGCGAAGGTTCTTTGCACTAGCTGGGACGGTGTTCCTGCTGCGTTGCTTCACGATGCTCATCACCTCCCTATCAGTGCCGGGGTCGCATCTCAAGTGCGAGCCGCGCTCCTACCCGCCCGCCGACGACCTGACGGTGTGGGGCCGCCGCATCCGCCAGGCCTACGACATCTGGTCCGGGGCGGGCATGTCTGTCCGGGGCGTGCGGACCTGCGGGGACTACATGTTCTCGGGACACACCGTCGCGCTCACGCTGCTCAATTTCTTCATCACGGAAT ACACATGCCGCAGCCTGTACCTACTCCACATCCTCACGTGGGTGATGAACATGTTCGGCATCTTCTTCATCCTGGCGGCTCACGAGCACTACTCCATCGACGTGTTCATCGCCTTCTACATCACGTCCCGCCTGTTCCTGTACTACCACACGCTGTCGAACAACCAGGCTATTATGCAGTCAGACTCTTccag GACGCGAATATGGTTCCCGCTGCTATCCTTCTTCGAATCAGAGGTCGACGGGATCGTGCCCAACGAGTACGAGGGCCCCGTGACCATCATCAACAACCTGCGGCTGTGGTGCATGCAGATGGCCACCGACGTTAAGGAGTCCACGGCAGCCAAGATATGCGGCTCCAAGCTGCAAGAGGGAGCCGCCATGGGGGAGTATTCCGTGGTCAAACTCGTCGATGGAATAAAGAAGAATCTCAGCCTCGTCGAAGAGTTCAAGAGCTCCCGGCAACGACTGGTCACTCTAGACAAGAACATACAGGCGACGCTGCTGGAAGACAGCGCTCCCGATGAGCTCAGACATCGCTCGCTGCAGGACAAGCAACCAGAGGACGCCCTCTTCAAAGACTTCAGCAATCCCCCCTCGCCCAAAGCAAAGAAAACTATATGA
- the LOC125490340 gene encoding uncharacterized protein LOC125490340: MRFTILIFLMLCWKYIKCDQNGPDPWDYKITETVVDKNIDHVPPDLRIPSKRRELRVASTVNNSDWFYKRLLAILLKGGKFKKNDGGYVDVIIQMQFPEAHWTILNEYLTNNNAFSEDMFRKSIGYVQEAIIKPSVTETLVQAWTDYVHFYLVEYKMHITLFFGALGILWMTCIVWTRISHKHIFILIMVGLYLYEVFVSYKEAEQQEYDRFLSSVNTCKWYFWSSSCHVPAPDPLVFIKHMHPLKIAMRIFTLFVSEPMLAISATITTMLHGITDGLWFPLDKIVYGLLVVIMNGLLVIFLLLVLFNFILNIPFNLSFAGLLNIGFPQRVRNVYNLLPKSPPSSEQGDRISGANLDKLLNVCAQAINNNHTGSTIKQQAIASYRAKVNKIEGGMKKSASTGRLCDLAQEHQSLVPIYRNNVKKTKSRKEMGAGDS; encoded by the exons ATGCGTTTtactattttaatatttcttatGTTATGTTGGAAATACATTAAATGTGATCAAAATGGACCAGACCCATGGGACTACAAAATAACTGAAACAGTTGTGGATAAAAACATTGACCACGTTCCTCCTGATTTAAGAATACCATCCAAGAGAAGGGAACTTCGAGTTGCAAGCACAGTTAATAATAGTGACTGGTTTTACAAAAGATTACTAGCTATACTTCTAAAGGGTGGAAAGTTCAAg aaaAACGATGGTGGTTATGTAGATGTGATAATTCAAATGCAGTTTCCTGAAGCACACTGGACCATACTGAATGAGTATCTGACCAATAACAATGCATTCTCCGAAGATATGTTCCGGAAGTCCATCGGTTATGTACAGGAAGCCATCATCAAACCTTCAGTTACTGAAACACTTGTACAGGCATGGACAGATTATGTGCACTTTTATTTAGTAGAGTATAAG atgcacataacattattttttggaGCTCTGGGAATCCTGTGGATGACTTGTATAGTGTGGACCCGTATTTCACATAAACATATTTTCATCTTAATCATGGTGGGCCTTTACCTGTATGAAGTATTTGTCTCGTATAAG GAAGCTGAGCAGCAAGAGTATGATAGATTCCTCTCATCAGTGAATACTTGCAAATGGTATTTCTGGTCGTCGAGCTGCCACGTCCCGGCGCCCGACCCACTGGTGTTCATCAAACACATGCACCCCCTGAAGATAGCAATGAGGATCTTCACCCTGTTTGTGTCGGAACCTATGCTGGCCATCAGTGCCACCATCACCACCATGCTACATGGCATTAcag ATGGCCTGTGGTTTCCCTTGGACAAGATTGTCTACGGTCTACTTGTAGTAATTATGAATGGACTgcttgttatatttttattattggttctatttaattttatactaaaCATTCCGTTCAATCTAAGCTTTGCCGGCTTGTTAAATATAGGTTTCCCACAAAGGGTGAGAAATGTATACAATTTATTGCCTAAAAGTCCTCCTTCATCTGAACAGGGTGACAGAATCAGTGGGGCTAATTTAGATAAgctgttaaatgtttgtgcaCAAGCTATCAATAATAATCACACTGGTTCTACCATAAAACAGCAAGCCATTGCTTCTTATAGAGCTAAAGTTAATAAGATAGAAGGAGGTATGAAAAAATCTGCTAGTACAGGGCGTTTGTGTGATTTAGCTCAGGAGCATCAGTCGTTAGTACCGATATATAGGAATAATGTGAAGAAGACCAAAAGCAGGAAAGAAATGGGAGCAGGCGATTCTTGA